CTCCGTCAGGCTCGCCCGAGCATCGGTGGCACTCATCCCCTTGAGCCGTGCGAAATAAAGCGCCTGCTCGCCGACCTTCATTTTCTTGTACAGGCCGCGCTCCTCGGGCAGATAGCCAATGTGGCGGACGTCGTCCGGTTGCGACGGGTGTCCGTCGAAGCGAATGGAGCCACTGTCCGGGGCCGTAATACGGTTGATAATACGTATGAGCGTCGTCTTTCCGGCGCCATTAGGCCCCAATAGTCCGAAGATCTTCCCCTCCGGGACACGCAGGCTTACCCCATCGAGGGCACGATGGTTAGCGTATTGCTTGACGATGTTGTCAGCTTCTATAAAATACATGGTGTTCGTGTTGCATAATGAGGGCGGCAAAAGTACAGGCCGATCCGCCCCCTTCCAAGCCGTGCGCCCATCCCCGCCCCTGGTAAAGCCGCTACCTGTAAATGAGTGACGATGTGCCGGGTATAAGTAAGCCCCCGACCATCCCATAGAAAGCGGGGCAGCCGAGGGCTTGGGTGTGATATGGGGGGGCGGTCAGTGCTCTATATGATCATGCACAAACGGCTCCTTCACACGGCCCAGCGTGTCGATCTTTCCCCAACGGCCGGACTTTCGCACCCACACCGTACCGTCTTCATCAAAGGCCGGGGAGGCTTCCTCATATTCGCAAGGAATGACGATCTGCCCCGTCTTGTTTATGTAGCCGTATAAACCGTCAAAGTGGACGGAGTCATTGGCAAGGTCGATGCTTGTGCCGTCGTTGACCATCATTAAGCCGAAGGTGACCGCAGGATAGATCGCGACATAGGAAGGCGGCAGGACAACCTCCCCACGTTCATTGATAATCCCGGTCTGCCCACCAGAGAGATAGAACTTTCGCTCTGGATCGACGTGCCCAACCTTTACCAGATATTGATCGGCAAATCCGGCCTCTCCTTTTTCGGAGATCCAATCATAGACGAAGGGATGCACCGTATTCCCTTGCTCGTCTATAAGGCCCCACTTGCCATCGAGCACAGCAACAGCCTGCCCGTCGACAAAGACGCCATCTCCGCCGGTGTAATGGTAGGGGAGCAGATAGGTCTTACTCCCTACCTCATATTGATATTGCCCTTGCTCATTCTTGAAAATGGCCGCCTTCTTGTTCGAGCAAGAAAGAAGCGCCATGCAGCATGCGTAGAGCAGGAGGGTGTATACAAGAATGTTTTTGTTCATAGGATTTACATCTTCAAAATGATCCGGTCGCCCAACTCACGGCTGAGCGCCACTTTAATTTCGTTCAGCTGTTTTTGCTCCTTCATCAGTTCGATGGCCTCATCGAGGCGTCCCTCGGTCTGAAGCTCCTTGATGCGGCTGTTGATGGCCGATATACGTTGCAGCAGGTAGGCCCCCTTGAGTGCGAAGAGGTCATGCACAATGGCTTTTTCAAGCTCCTTGAGGCGCTTTTGGGCGATCTCTTGTCGCTCATCGTCTGTCATTCGGTTGTTGTCGTCCGGTTCCTCTTCGATCGTTCGGTAGCGGTCGTCCATGAGGTACATGGCCACGCGCGACACGCCCTCGTCGGGGTGCGAGAGGAAATGACTTTCGGCGCGGAATCCCGGTTCAGAGACGTGTGCAACGGCTTCATCCAAGATGGATTGGAAGATAGGCACGGAGAGCGAAAGCCCATCGCGCTGCAATTCGGAGAGGATATACTCCGCGATGTGGATGACGACGTGCTCGCCCGATTCCTCGTCGGTGTAGTCATAGAGCGTCTCTTCGCCATGGAGCACGACGTAGCGCATGAGCGCCTCCTCGGCCGCGCGATAAGGGGAACGCACCGTGCGGGATGTGGGTGTTGGAGTGGGACGAGGCGGTTCAGGCGTCGGCGTGGTGGGCGTCGGTGCGGGGTCAGCAGACGATTCATTGGGCGATGGCTCCGGACGGGGCTCAGCTGGTGCCGAC
The sequence above is drawn from the Tannerella serpentiformis genome and encodes:
- a CDS encoding WG repeat-containing protein: MNKNILVYTLLLYACCMALLSCSNKKAAIFKNEQGQYQYEVGSKTYLLPYHYTGGDGVFVDGQAVAVLDGKWGLIDEQGNTVHPFVYDWISEKGEAGFADQYLVKVGHVDPERKFYLSGGQTGIINERGEVVLPPSYVAIYPAVTFGLMMVNDGTSIDLANDSVHFDGLYGYINKTGQIVIPCEYEEASPAFDEDGTVWVRKSGRWGKIDTLGRVKEPFVHDHIEH